In one Mucilaginibacter sp. PAMB04168 genomic region, the following are encoded:
- the yidC gene encoding membrane protein insertase YidC has translation MDRNTFTGLFLIAIILVGSFFLMKPTEEEAKKARQIEHLDSLKKAGLLKPAAVAAKADTNTKPAPVDSAALKAPFGASTVGSEQLITLENKDIRVKLSSRGGRVYSVELKDFKTFDKKPLILFDGNSNQFGFKFNAGSTVINTNDRYFTPTSSAIKVAGSDSSAITLRLSYSPTQYIDYIYTLGATGFKLGYTVKLTGLGDIINSRALTLNWTAGLRKQEKDVTQERLYSTVYYKNTDGGVDYLSVSKDETKDIADQKIQWVSFKQHFFSNVLIAKQGFDRANLSVSTNPSSVDVKQMKAALTLINNADNTYPMEFYFGTNRFKTLQKQGYQLEKQIDLGWGPLKFINRWAVIPVFNFLQQFNWNMGLVILALTVLLKLVLSPLTYKSYLSMAKMKVLKPEMDEIKTKVGEDNPTLLQQEYMKLYRKAGVNPLGGCLPLVLQMPIIFAFLRFFPSLFELRGESFLWMKDLSTYDAVINFGFNIPFLGNHLSLMCLLMTISTLIYTYFNNQVSGATGQMKYIGYISPIMFLGFLNSYPAGLNYYYFLANMLTFLQQYLIRLWVDDKKIHAQIQENKKKPDDPKKKKTGFQAKLEEMMRQQQQAQAQGKKK, from the coding sequence ATGGATAGAAATACGTTCACAGGGTTATTCCTGATCGCCATCATACTGGTGGGCTCGTTCTTCTTAATGAAACCCACTGAGGAGGAGGCAAAAAAAGCACGTCAGATTGAGCACCTGGACTCCCTGAAAAAAGCTGGACTTTTAAAGCCGGCCGCAGTTGCAGCTAAAGCAGATACAAATACGAAGCCGGCACCTGTTGATTCAGCTGCACTTAAAGCACCTTTTGGCGCCTCAACGGTTGGCAGCGAGCAGTTAATTACTTTAGAAAATAAAGACATTCGTGTAAAGCTATCGAGCCGCGGCGGCCGCGTTTATAGCGTTGAGCTAAAAGATTTCAAAACCTTTGATAAAAAGCCGCTTATTTTATTTGATGGCAACAGCAACCAATTTGGTTTTAAATTTAATGCCGGCAGCACAGTTATTAATACTAACGATCGGTATTTTACACCTACAAGCAGCGCAATCAAAGTAGCCGGAAGCGACAGCAGCGCTATAACCCTACGTTTAAGCTACAGCCCTACCCAGTATATCGATTACATTTATACGTTAGGTGCCACCGGCTTTAAACTGGGCTACACCGTTAAGTTGACTGGCTTAGGCGATATTATTAATAGCCGGGCACTTACTTTAAACTGGACTGCCGGCCTGCGCAAACAGGAAAAAGATGTTACACAGGAGCGCTTATATTCTACCGTGTATTATAAAAACACCGATGGTGGTGTTGACTACCTGAGCGTAAGTAAAGACGAAACCAAAGACATTGCCGACCAGAAAATACAGTGGGTGTCGTTTAAACAGCACTTTTTCTCCAACGTACTGATTGCCAAGCAAGGTTTTGATAGAGCTAATTTATCTGTAAGCACTAATCCAAGTTCTGTTGATGTGAAGCAAATGAAAGCGGCTTTAACGTTGATTAACAATGCGGATAATACCTACCCAATGGAGTTTTATTTTGGTACAAACCGCTTTAAAACACTTCAAAAACAAGGCTACCAACTTGAAAAGCAAATTGACCTGGGCTGGGGCCCACTAAAATTTATTAACCGTTGGGCTGTAATACCAGTATTTAACTTTTTACAGCAGTTTAACTGGAACATGGGCTTGGTAATTTTGGCCCTAACTGTATTGCTAAAGCTTGTGTTATCTCCGCTTACATATAAATCATACCTCAGCATGGCTAAAATGAAAGTTTTAAAGCCGGAGATGGATGAGATTAAGACAAAGGTTGGCGAGGATAACCCTACCCTGTTGCAACAGGAATATATGAAACTTTACCGCAAAGCAGGTGTAAACCCGTTGGGTGGTTGTTTGCCTTTAGTGCTGCAAATGCCTATCATTTTTGCCTTCCTGCGTTTTTTCCCAAGTTTGTTTGAACTTCGTGGCGAAAGCTTTTTATGGATGAAGGATTTATCGACCTATGATGCCGTAATTAACTTTGGCTTTAACATCCCGTTCTTGGGCAATCACTTAAGTTTGATGTGTTTGTTGATGACCATTTCTACACTCATCTATACTTACTTTAATAACCAGGTGTCGGGTGCAACCGGGCAAATGAAATACATAGGTTACATCAGCCCTATTATGTTCCTGGGCTTCCTGAACAGTTATCCTGCAGGTTTGAACTACTATTATTTCCTGGCCAACATGCTCACCTTCCTGCAGCAATACCTTATCCGCTTGTGGGTTGACGACAAAAAGATACATGCGCAAATACAGGAAAACAAAAAGAAACCCGACGATCCTAAAAAGAAAAAAACGGGTTTCCAGGCTAAGCTTGAAGAAATGATGCGCCAGCAGCAACAAGCACAAGCGCAAGGTAAAAAGAAGTAA
- a CDS encoding CTP synthase, protein MTKYIFVTGGVTSSLGKGIISASLAKLLQSRGYRVTIQKFDPYINIDPGTLNPYEHGECYVTEDGAETDLDLGHYERFLNRATSQSNNITTGRIYQNVISREREGAFLGKTVQVVPHITDEIKRNFRILGESGDYDIVITEIGGTVGDIESLPFVEAVRQFRWEAGSGNSLVIHLTLVPFLAAAGELKTKPTQHSVKMLLEYGIQPDILVCRTEHHLNMDLRKKIALFCNVNINAVIESIDAPSIYDVPLLMLKEQLDKTVLTKLKLPNKNEPDLESWKDFLGRLKNPTAEVRIGLVGKYVELPDAYKSITEAFIHAGAKNECKVKVDYIHSETLTPENAVERLRGLHGVLVAPGFGQRGFEGKIEAIRYVRENNIPFFGICLGMQCAVVEFGRHVLHLDAANSVEMDGHTTYPVISMMEDQKNITAKGGTMRLGAYPCDLKKGSKALSIYGKTHITERHRHRYEFNNEYLQQYEEAGMIPSGINPQNGLVEIVELKNHPFFVGSQFHPELKSTVDNPHPLFVNFVAASLAYARKN, encoded by the coding sequence ATGACTAAATATATATTTGTTACGGGTGGCGTTACCTCGTCGTTAGGAAAAGGTATTATTTCGGCCTCATTGGCTAAACTCCTTCAGTCTCGCGGTTACCGCGTTACTATTCAAAAATTTGATCCCTATATTAACATCGACCCGGGAACACTAAACCCTTACGAGCACGGTGAATGCTATGTTACCGAAGACGGCGCCGAAACAGATTTGGATTTGGGCCATTACGAGCGTTTCTTAAACAGGGCTACTTCCCAATCTAATAATATTACTACCGGCCGTATTTATCAAAATGTAATTAGCCGCGAGCGCGAAGGTGCATTTTTAGGCAAGACCGTACAGGTAGTACCCCACATTACCGACGAAATTAAACGCAATTTCCGGATATTGGGCGAAAGCGGAGATTACGATATTGTAATTACCGAAATTGGCGGTACTGTAGGCGACATTGAATCGCTTCCGTTTGTGGAGGCCGTACGCCAGTTCAGGTGGGAAGCCGGTTCGGGTAATTCACTCGTTATTCACTTAACCCTGGTACCTTTCCTGGCCGCGGCAGGCGAGTTAAAAACCAAGCCAACTCAGCACTCCGTAAAAATGCTGCTGGAATACGGCATACAGCCTGACATCTTGGTTTGCCGCACAGAGCATCATTTAAATATGGACCTGCGCAAAAAGATAGCGCTATTTTGTAACGTGAACATCAATGCAGTTATCGAGTCGATTGACGCGCCATCTATTTATGATGTACCACTGCTTATGCTGAAAGAACAGCTAGATAAAACGGTACTTACTAAACTTAAACTTCCAAATAAAAATGAGCCGGACTTAGAAAGCTGGAAAGACTTTTTAGGTCGGTTGAAAAACCCAACTGCCGAAGTGCGCATTGGTTTAGTAGGTAAATATGTAGAACTACCTGACGCTTATAAATCTATTACCGAAGCATTTATACATGCCGGCGCTAAAAATGAGTGTAAGGTAAAGGTTGACTATATACACTCTGAAACATTAACACCGGAAAATGCTGTAGAACGCTTGCGCGGTTTACATGGCGTATTGGTTGCTCCCGGCTTTGGCCAGCGTGGCTTTGAAGGTAAAATTGAAGCTATTAGGTACGTACGTGAAAACAACATTCCGTTTTTTGGCATATGCCTGGGCATGCAGTGTGCGGTAGTAGAGTTTGGCCGCCACGTTCTTCATCTGGATGCTGCCAATAGCGTGGAAATGGATGGCCACACCACTTACCCTGTTATCAGTATGATGGAAGATCAGAAAAATATTACTGCAAAAGGTGGCACGATGCGCCTGGGCGCTTACCCGTGTGATTTAAAGAAAGGCAGCAAGGCGTTATCCATTTACGGAAAAACGCACATTACAGAGCGCCACCGTCACCGTTATGAGTTTAACAACGAGTATTTACAACAGTACGAAGAAGCCGGCATGATACCTTCAGGTATTAACCCTCAAAACGGTTTGGTAGAGATTGTTGAGTTAAAAAACCATCCATTTTTTGTAGGGTCGCAATTTCACCCCGAATTAAAATCAACGGTTGATAATCCTCACCCACTTTTTGTTAACTTTGTGGCCGCTTCGCTGGCTTATGCCCGCAAGAACTAA